From Alteribacter keqinensis, one genomic window encodes:
- a CDS encoding YheC/YheD family protein, which translates to MFSIWIKIRNVECEKSDVQLPRKFDHLLSHLAYVQHGLLTQPCKFKIRDVEEEEKGTRESPLMIEMPRSMIKSLYIIEDLPFQAIVIGSTLKIGPVTGVIVDKSDRVSGTARKEITHVIGGILVFLNRKSINLVNKTVAGKVYDHKNRVWIGRTVPLPEVIYVRGTLKKYRHLLLDEYRRMGGILFNTRRHDKYEIEHHLGGIIELKDAFITSTLIENADSVIHFLKDKKKVVLKPSKSKRGKGVIFIEEKDTDIYQIYDYRKTRKARQQVVSHQELQTYLNQLATRKRYIMQEWISFLQYRGAPFDMRVHMQKDEGSWICNGIECRVARAGEKITNVSKGGKAISFSQAMGNCSEETRDMVKERILHFCDMFCTHLDQALPDDHFADVGMDIGLEKDYTIRFIEVNFSPAFKGFRRFNRLMYKKISWQPLLYAAQCQGYIK; encoded by the coding sequence ATGTTTTCAATTTGGATTAAAATCAGGAATGTAGAGTGTGAGAAAAGTGATGTACAGCTTCCAAGGAAGTTTGATCATCTGCTCAGTCATTTGGCGTATGTTCAACATGGGTTGCTGACACAGCCATGTAAGTTTAAGATACGGGACGTTGAAGAAGAGGAGAAAGGGACCAGGGAATCGCCATTAATGATAGAGATGCCCCGTTCAATGATTAAGAGCCTGTACATTATTGAGGATCTGCCTTTTCAGGCAATTGTTATTGGCAGTACACTCAAAATCGGACCGGTTACAGGGGTTATAGTGGATAAATCTGATCGGGTAAGTGGGACGGCCCGAAAGGAAATAACCCACGTTATTGGAGGAATACTGGTTTTTTTAAACAGAAAGAGTATAAACCTCGTTAATAAAACCGTGGCAGGAAAAGTGTATGATCACAAAAACAGAGTGTGGATTGGAAGAACGGTTCCTTTACCGGAAGTGATATATGTAAGAGGGACTTTGAAAAAATACCGGCATTTGCTGCTGGATGAGTATCGCAGAATGGGGGGAATCTTGTTTAACACAAGGCGTCATGACAAGTATGAGATCGAACACCATTTAGGTGGCATAATAGAGTTAAAAGATGCTTTTATTACAAGTACCTTGATTGAAAACGCCGACAGTGTTATTCATTTTTTGAAAGACAAAAAAAAGGTTGTACTCAAGCCCTCAAAAAGTAAAAGGGGAAAAGGAGTAATCTTCATTGAAGAGAAAGATACTGATATTTATCAGATCTACGATTACAGGAAAACGAGAAAAGCACGTCAGCAGGTAGTCAGCCACCAGGAACTGCAGACGTACTTGAACCAGTTAGCAACGCGTAAAAGATATATAATGCAAGAGTGGATCAGCTTTTTGCAGTACAGAGGAGCCCCTTTTGACATGAGAGTTCACATGCAGAAAGATGAAGGCAGTTGGATATGCAATGGAATAGAATGCCGGGTTGCCAGAGCAGGAGAAAAGATCACGAATGTATCGAAGGGAGGAAAAGCGATCTCATTCAGCCAGGCAATGGGAAATTGTTCCGAAGAAACAAGGGACATGGTTAAGGAGAGGATCCTTCATTTCTGCGATATGTTTTGCACTCATTTAGATCAAGCTTTACCGGATGATCACTTTGCGGACGTTGGTATGGATATTGGTCTGGAAAAAGATTATACGATCCGCTTTATTGAAGTCAACTTTTCACCTGCGTTTAAAGGTTTTCGGCGTTTTAACAGGCTCATGTATAAAAAAATCAGCTGGCAGCCACTTCTTTATGCGGCACAGTGTCAGGGGTATATAAAATGA
- a CDS encoding DUF4440 domain-containing protein, producing MVKENTQLKERIKELEVSLLSPAVRTNPVKINELLHDDFFEHGSSGVVFYKKDCTGEGGVGVREMTLSGFSLHSLGENDVLATYVCDDQTRKVRSLRSSVWRFESGRWQMFFHQGTVMRDSSQV from the coding sequence ATGGTGAAAGAAAACACTCAATTGAAAGAGCGTATAAAAGAGCTGGAAGTTTCTCTTCTCAGTCCTGCCGTACGTACGAACCCGGTAAAAATAAATGAACTTCTTCATGATGATTTCTTTGAGCACGGAAGTTCGGGAGTGGTATTTTATAAAAAAGATTGTACTGGTGAAGGGGGAGTAGGGGTAAGAGAGATGACTCTATCCGGCTTCTCTTTGCATTCTTTGGGGGAGAATGATGTTCTGGCAACGTATGTATGTGATGACCAAACACGAAAGGTCAGGTCATTACGAAGTTCTGTATGGAGGTTTGAAAGTGGACGCTGGCAGATGTTTTTTCATCAGGGGACGGTAATGAGAGATAGCAGCCAGGTTTAA
- a CDS encoding YheC/YheD family protein — MNCFWVKINETAREYPIIRVPNIIFTHLEHLSLIQHGLLKKNGTVKAKLTDDSQKGTQENPFIIDVSASLVNDLYLLKDIPYRLTTRGDTIKFGPVTGIMIRSQEELNLREEVYPHLGGILVSPSQFDWEKGIVTGEVYDSSKSRWVLKTVPLPEVIFNRSLMKKKKKVKLITKYQALGGVFYNSNRYNKAEVENAVLQRSELQKYVIKSRTVLDKKDVFSALSAHKKIVLKPVRSVQGNGIMFIKRKKRNEYLVYYYRKNKSDTEVYSVISRKKLAELLDTINFKRKPHLVQPWIRFLTYNKSPFDLRVHMHKDDRSWMCAGIECRVAQKGEKITNISKGGSVLSLSEALSSSSEVRRRALEEEVVDVCLKICTTLETNYPSECFADLGIDIAIDKRKKLHFIEVNFHPQFKGFQKISEEIYRKINCQPLIHATKLQGFKVDKKAS; from the coding sequence ATGAATTGTTTCTGGGTAAAAATAAATGAAACAGCCAGGGAATACCCAATCATACGTGTTCCAAATATAATCTTTACTCACCTGGAACATTTATCTCTAATTCAGCACGGATTATTAAAAAAGAATGGCACTGTAAAAGCAAAGTTAACTGACGACAGTCAGAAAGGCACTCAAGAGAATCCTTTTATCATTGATGTTTCAGCTTCACTGGTGAATGATTTGTATTTATTGAAGGATATCCCATACAGACTTACTACGAGAGGGGATACCATTAAATTCGGCCCCGTAACCGGCATCATGATCAGAAGCCAGGAAGAGTTAAACTTAAGAGAAGAAGTGTATCCCCATCTGGGGGGCATACTGGTCAGTCCTAGTCAATTTGATTGGGAAAAGGGAATAGTGACTGGAGAGGTTTATGACAGCAGTAAAAGTAGGTGGGTATTAAAAACCGTACCGCTCCCCGAGGTCATTTTTAACCGGTCTTTAATGAAAAAAAAGAAAAAAGTCAAATTAATTACTAAATACCAAGCTCTTGGAGGAGTATTTTACAATTCTAACAGGTACAACAAAGCAGAAGTGGAGAATGCTGTGCTGCAAAGGAGTGAACTCCAAAAGTATGTCATCAAAAGCAGGACTGTACTGGATAAGAAAGATGTCTTCTCAGCATTATCAGCACATAAGAAAATTGTACTTAAACCTGTAAGGAGTGTTCAAGGAAACGGTATTATGTTTATTAAGAGAAAAAAGAGGAATGAATATCTCGTTTATTACTATAGAAAAAATAAAAGCGATACAGAAGTGTACTCTGTTATTTCAAGAAAAAAATTAGCAGAACTGCTGGATACCATTAATTTCAAAAGGAAGCCACATTTGGTTCAGCCGTGGATCCGGTTTTTAACCTATAATAAAAGTCCTTTTGACCTCAGGGTTCACATGCATAAAGACGACAGGTCGTGGATGTGCGCGGGAATTGAATGCAGGGTGGCACAAAAAGGGGAGAAGATTACCAATATATCAAAAGGTGGATCGGTTCTATCGCTTTCTGAAGCATTGTCTTCGAGCTCAGAGGTAAGGAGACGTGCTTTAGAAGAAGAGGTTGTTGATGTTTGTTTGAAAATATGTACAACACTTGAAACAAACTACCCTTCTGAATGTTTTGCAGATTTAGGTATTGACATTGCCATTGATAAACGGAAGAAGCTTCATTTTATTGAGGTCAACTTTCATCCGCAATTTAAGGGGTTCCAGAAAATCAGCGAGGAGATTTACAGAAAAATAAATTGTCAGCCCTTAATTCATGCAACAAAGCTGCAGGGGTTTAAGGTGGATAAGAAAGCATCTTAG
- a CDS encoding YheC/YheD family protein — MKSNWVNIQTFQSSEYEIHLPGNLISQYNEAEFIQHGLIKLPLAVKEVEEETDELQNGTELKPYTVLVSSALIKKMFVIEGLPYRMLMNDQTLKLGPVTGILVRNDRFTRKRRKPDIYSRLGGLFAVITLELFSPEEGFTKGKVYHNKKWVETMIPLPEVLFVRCAMSKKRRKTILKEYNERGGLVFNSNVYNKLIVETKVGKTKGLESNIIQSVELKSKKDVLSELDRLGDIIVKPKNGKKGSGIFFVKKVDETYHVYDYRGLKRCNYSVFSKREFLTFLKTINFKSGRYLAQEWVKFIKKNGRPFDLRVYVQKRDQDKWVCSGMMARVAGKKQKITNRSKGGSFFMIDKVFSGYPKSKKQELVKKVSDFCERFCYALDETFPNDHFADVGMDVGIDKNEKVRFMEVNFIAQYQTIRFHDPELFNNLCWLPFIHATEYQGFAVGKQQTNQSDLTKTG, encoded by the coding sequence GTGAAATCTAATTGGGTTAATATACAGACATTTCAGTCGTCTGAGTATGAAATTCACCTGCCGGGCAATCTAATTTCCCAGTACAATGAGGCTGAATTCATTCAACACGGGCTGATTAAACTCCCTCTTGCAGTGAAGGAGGTAGAGGAAGAGACAGATGAATTACAAAACGGGACTGAGCTTAAGCCCTACACAGTTCTGGTTTCTTCAGCATTAATAAAAAAGATGTTTGTTATTGAAGGACTACCTTATCGAATGCTGATGAATGACCAAACACTGAAACTAGGACCTGTAACCGGTATTCTTGTTCGTAACGACCGGTTTACCCGAAAGCGGAGAAAACCGGATATTTACTCCAGGCTGGGGGGGCTTTTTGCCGTTATCACGCTTGAGTTGTTTAGCCCGGAAGAGGGGTTCACAAAAGGAAAGGTATATCATAACAAGAAGTGGGTTGAGACAATGATACCTTTACCCGAAGTGTTATTCGTGCGATGTGCTATGTCAAAAAAGCGAAGAAAAACGATCCTTAAAGAATACAATGAGCGTGGGGGCCTTGTATTCAATTCCAATGTGTATAATAAGCTCATAGTTGAAACAAAGGTTGGCAAAACAAAGGGATTAGAGAGTAATATTATTCAAAGCGTGGAGCTGAAAAGCAAAAAGGATGTATTGTCTGAGCTTGACCGGCTTGGAGACATTATTGTAAAACCTAAGAATGGAAAAAAAGGAAGTGGAATCTTCTTTGTTAAAAAAGTGGACGAAACCTATCATGTATATGATTACAGGGGGTTAAAAAGGTGCAATTACTCCGTTTTTTCAAAAAGGGAGTTTTTAACCTTCCTAAAAACAATCAATTTTAAGAGTGGAAGGTATCTCGCTCAGGAATGGGTGAAGTTTATCAAAAAAAACGGGCGTCCATTTGATTTGAGAGTGTATGTGCAAAAGAGGGACCAGGATAAGTGGGTATGCAGCGGGATGATGGCCCGGGTAGCCGGTAAAAAACAGAAAATCACAAACCGGTCAAAAGGAGGCAGCTTTTTCATGATAGATAAAGTATTTTCCGGATATCCGAAAAGTAAGAAGCAGGAGCTTGTAAAGAAGGTCAGTGATTTTTGTGAACGTTTCTGCTATGCCCTTGATGAAACGTTTCCAAATGATCATTTTGCAGACGTTGGAATGGATGTTGGGATCGATAAAAATGAGAAGGTCAGATTTATGGAAGTAAACTTTATTGCTCAGTACCAGACAATCCGGTTTCATGACCCTGAGTTGTTTAACAACTTGTGCTGGCTGCCGTTCATTCATGCGACTGAATATCAAGGTTTCGCGGTGGGAAAACAACAAACAAACCAATCCGACCTCACCAAGACAGGATAA
- a CDS encoding M14 family zinc carboxypeptidase encodes MNRNIMKLVFASALTLVLLLAALPFQQAGAVGNGPNINPNQSINKDRVKTYEEMSDFLYHVTDRSDRLELEVIGQSVKERDLFLVKFGNNPDNPTIVFLTQQHGNEEMITEGALHVIKNLSGNSRHVRELEEKVNVLFVPRINPDGAEGDVNFDISDYTAGGTSTRFNANEVDLNRDHNDRTQPETIALHENVLQKYDIDYLIDFHHQGTSPVLDDRYVSGSMLYPTNPGVSEETVIGSKQLGSVIYDAVTAKGWGHLAKYPGGDANTIARNGLAYEYDFSTLLFEMRGMTDNSREEAVLGQKSNGYLIKQAVVSMEAAMEAIADGSIHDADINFWDDLPYQEYRDQEEGQE; translated from the coding sequence ATGAACCGAAACATCATGAAACTCGTTTTTGCAAGTGCGCTCACGCTTGTCCTTTTACTGGCAGCCCTGCCCTTTCAGCAGGCTGGTGCAGTCGGAAACGGACCGAACATCAACCCGAACCAGTCCATCAACAAAGACCGGGTAAAGACGTACGAAGAAATGTCTGATTTTCTCTACCATGTTACAGACCGCTCTGACCGTCTCGAACTGGAAGTGATCGGTCAGTCCGTAAAAGAACGTGACCTCTTTTTAGTAAAATTCGGAAATAACCCTGACAATCCAACGATTGTTTTCCTTACCCAACAGCACGGTAACGAAGAAATGATCACGGAAGGCGCTCTTCATGTCATTAAAAACCTGAGCGGAAACAGCCGTCACGTCCGCGAGCTTGAAGAAAAGGTAAACGTCTTGTTTGTGCCGCGCATTAACCCTGACGGGGCTGAGGGTGATGTGAACTTTGACATCAGTGATTACACAGCAGGGGGAACGTCCACCCGTTTTAACGCCAATGAAGTGGATTTAAACCGTGACCACAATGACCGTACTCAGCCTGAAACCATTGCGCTTCATGAGAACGTTCTGCAGAAATACGATATTGATTATTTAATTGATTTCCATCACCAAGGGACATCACCGGTCCTCGATGACCGCTATGTATCCGGTTCCATGCTTTATCCAACTAATCCTGGTGTAAGTGAAGAAACTGTGATCGGGTCCAAGCAGCTTGGAAGTGTCATCTATGACGCTGTAACTGCTAAAGGATGGGGCCACCTTGCTAAATACCCTGGCGGGGATGCAAACACCATCGCCCGTAACGGCCTTGCTTATGAATATGACTTTTCTACCTTACTATTTGAAATGCGCGGCATGACGGATAACAGCCGTGAAGAAGCTGTTCTTGGCCAGAAGAGTAACGGATACTTAATTAAACAGGCTGTCGTATCCATGGAAGCAGCGATGGAAGCCATTGCTGACGGATCGATTCACGATGCAGATATCAACTTCTGGGATGACCTTCCTTATCAGGAATACAGAGATCAGGAAGAAGGGCAGGAATAA
- a CDS encoding AMP-binding protein, translated as MIHSTVGKLLEDTVAKQPHHDALVYPDRGLRLTYEQFDKECRRVAKGLMKLGIERGEHVAIWSSNKPEWVTTQFATGKMGAVLVTVNTNYRTAELEFLLKQSDATTIILMDEYKGASYLDMLYEIVPELKESEPGQVQSERLPYLKNVIFMGEEKHPGMWSWPDLLAKAEEISDDDLNERMESLEPDDVINMQYTSGTTGFPKGVMLTHSNLVNNSANIAECMNLSNEDRMCIPVPFFHCFGCVLGTLACVNAGAAMVPVQEFTPKAVLEAVSKEKCTALHGVPTMFIAELNEKAIDQHDFTHLRTGIMAGSNCPVEVMKGVIDKMGAEEMTIAYGQTESSPVITQTRVNDSLVRKTETVGRALPNVEVKIVYPGTDEEAPRGQQGELCTRGYHVMKGYYKDPLATKEVITEDGWLRTGDLAVMDEDGYVKVTGRLKDMIIRGGENIYPREIEEFLYQHPKVLDVQIVGVPDQKYGEEVSAWIVLKEGETATADEIKNYFDGRISKHKIPRYIEFVDEYPMTASGKIQKFRLREMAVDKLSKPGAGVEK; from the coding sequence ATGATTCATTCAACAGTAGGGAAACTTCTGGAAGACACAGTTGCAAAACAGCCCCATCACGATGCATTGGTCTATCCTGACCGGGGGCTTCGTCTTACATATGAACAGTTTGATAAAGAGTGCCGCAGAGTTGCGAAGGGACTTATGAAGCTCGGCATAGAGCGTGGCGAACATGTGGCAATCTGGTCTTCAAATAAACCGGAATGGGTAACAACTCAGTTCGCTACGGGAAAAATGGGAGCTGTTCTTGTAACCGTTAACACGAATTACCGAACCGCTGAGCTGGAGTTCCTGCTCAAACAGTCTGATGCCACGACAATTATCCTGATGGATGAATATAAAGGAGCATCATACCTTGATATGCTTTACGAGATTGTACCTGAGCTGAAAGAGTCTGAACCCGGGCAGGTGCAGTCTGAACGCTTGCCATACTTAAAGAACGTGATTTTTATGGGCGAGGAAAAGCATCCCGGTATGTGGAGCTGGCCTGACCTTTTGGCAAAAGCTGAAGAGATTTCGGATGATGATCTTAACGAACGAATGGAAAGCCTTGAGCCGGATGATGTCATTAATATGCAGTATACATCGGGTACGACAGGATTTCCGAAAGGGGTTATGCTGACGCACAGTAATCTGGTTAACAACTCGGCGAATATTGCTGAGTGCATGAATCTGTCAAACGAAGACCGGATGTGTATCCCTGTTCCGTTCTTCCACTGTTTTGGCTGTGTTCTCGGTACACTCGCGTGTGTGAATGCTGGTGCTGCCATGGTCCCGGTACAGGAGTTTACCCCAAAAGCAGTATTGGAAGCGGTTTCTAAGGAGAAATGTACCGCTCTCCATGGGGTGCCGACGATGTTCATCGCTGAACTGAATGAAAAAGCCATAGACCAGCATGACTTTACACACCTTCGAACAGGGATTATGGCTGGTTCCAACTGCCCGGTGGAAGTCATGAAAGGTGTCATTGATAAAATGGGAGCAGAAGAAATGACCATTGCCTACGGTCAGACAGAGTCATCCCCTGTTATTACACAGACCAGGGTAAATGATTCCCTTGTACGAAAGACGGAGACTGTCGGACGGGCCCTTCCAAATGTAGAAGTGAAAATTGTATATCCGGGCACAGATGAAGAAGCACCACGCGGACAGCAGGGGGAATTATGCACTCGTGGATACCACGTGATGAAAGGCTATTATAAAGATCCTCTTGCGACAAAAGAGGTGATTACAGAGGACGGGTGGCTCAGGACAGGTGACCTGGCTGTGATGGACGAAGACGGCTATGTAAAAGTAACAGGAAGACTGAAAGACATGATTATCCGTGGCGGGGAAAATATATATCCCCGTGAAATTGAAGAATTTCTCTATCAGCATCCAAAAGTACTGGATGTTCAGATTGTCGGGGTCCCTGACCAGAAGTACGGGGAAGAAGTATCCGCATGGATCGTTCTAAAAGAAGGAGAAACGGCGACGGCTGATGAAATTAAGAACTACTTTGATGGCAGAATAAGCAAGCACAAAATCCCCCGCTACATTGAGTTTGTGGATGAATACCCGATGACAGCTTCGGGAAAAATCCAGAAGTTCAGGCTGCGGGAAATGGCAGTGGATAAATTATCAAAGCCGGGGGCTGGGGTGGAAAAATGA
- a CDS encoding YheC/YheD family protein has translation MGRSKSKYTKYKIMKKNRFLANYLPETCLYTRERLLLMLGRHKQVIIKPNVGKLGKGVIKISDLGRNYFFGKKQYEVHIGNTSKTFDNFQSMLFYVERIKDRKKNVIQRYIPLATIDDQLFDMRIMLQRKKRSKNWVVSGKAVKVTFEDYIISNACIQVKTLEEAIGESSLEGRVSVERLNQKIDYLSIILARHLQKYYKKDKEIGLDLAIDKYGRLWIIEANFKPMINMFMGMEDESVYNNILAFRKSM, from the coding sequence GTGGGAAGGTCTAAATCAAAATATACCAAATATAAAATTATGAAAAAAAATCGTTTTCTGGCGAACTATCTTCCAGAAACGTGTCTTTATACAAGAGAGAGATTATTGTTAATGCTTGGTAGACACAAGCAGGTCATTATTAAACCGAATGTAGGAAAACTTGGCAAAGGGGTTATCAAGATTTCTGACCTGGGAAGGAACTATTTTTTTGGGAAAAAACAATATGAAGTTCATATAGGCAATACTTCAAAAACATTTGATAACTTTCAGTCAATGCTATTCTACGTAGAAAGAATAAAAGACCGGAAAAAAAACGTCATTCAACGGTACATTCCTCTGGCTACGATAGATGACCAACTATTTGATATGAGGATCATGCTGCAAAGAAAAAAAAGGTCAAAGAATTGGGTTGTTTCCGGAAAAGCCGTAAAGGTTACTTTTGAAGACTACATTATTTCTAACGCCTGCATCCAAGTTAAAACATTAGAAGAAGCGATTGGCGAATCTTCATTGGAAGGTCGTGTATCCGTCGAACGGTTAAATCAAAAAATTGACTATCTGTCTATTATTCTTGCAAGGCATCTGCAAAAGTATTACAAAAAAGATAAAGAGATTGGTCTTGACTTGGCAATTGATAAATACGGACGCCTGTGGATTATCGAAGCAAACTTCAAACCTATGATTAACATGTTCATGGGGATGGAAGATGAGAGCGTATACAATAATATCCTTGCCTTTCGTAAGAGCATGTGA
- a CDS encoding sigma 54-interacting transcriptional regulator, whose amino-acid sequence MTNESDMTVLDETPVDLSAGVGMYVGKSPVMKEVLDLAFRWAKTDYQVLIEGETGTGKELMARFLHHASERWDRPFVAVNCGAMADSLLESELFGHEKGSFTGAHRDRKGLFEQAAGGTLFLDEIGEASEAIQVKLLRILETKEFYRIGAEGSLPMTARVITATHRPLRKRVEEGAFREDLMFRLDVGKITMPPLSKRLRDIPDLVVSLFQKEGLPERTLTDQALKRLESHPWPGNIRELNHVMIKTAVTLPAQQTIIDEGDLALPESRLDERLLLNHESDCTVPELLEAVRLYEKELIQARIETVLKETSGDRKRAAELLDLTERKLRYWLNEK is encoded by the coding sequence TTGACTAATGAGAGCGATATGACGGTACTTGATGAAACTCCGGTGGATTTGTCGGCGGGAGTGGGGATGTATGTAGGGAAAAGTCCGGTCATGAAAGAAGTACTGGACCTCGCTTTCCGCTGGGCGAAGACGGATTACCAAGTGTTGATTGAAGGGGAGACGGGGACGGGGAAAGAGCTGATGGCACGGTTTCTTCATCACGCAAGCGAGCGGTGGGACCGCCCTTTTGTAGCGGTTAACTGCGGGGCTATGGCAGATTCACTTCTTGAAAGTGAATTGTTCGGCCATGAAAAAGGCTCATTTACAGGCGCCCACAGGGACCGGAAAGGGTTGTTTGAGCAGGCAGCAGGTGGAACACTTTTCCTTGATGAAATCGGTGAAGCATCAGAAGCTATTCAGGTGAAACTTCTCCGGATCCTCGAGACAAAGGAATTTTACCGGATCGGGGCGGAAGGGTCCCTGCCAATGACAGCTCGTGTCATCACGGCTACCCACCGGCCCCTTAGAAAAAGAGTGGAGGAAGGGGCGTTTCGGGAAGACTTGATGTTCCGTCTCGATGTGGGGAAAATCACCATGCCTCCTTTATCGAAAAGACTCAGGGATATTCCGGATCTGGTAGTTTCTCTTTTTCAAAAGGAAGGGCTTCCGGAAAGAACCCTGACCGATCAAGCTCTTAAGCGGCTCGAAAGTCATCCCTGGCCCGGCAACATCCGGGAACTTAACCATGTGATGATAAAAACGGCGGTTACTCTCCCAGCGCAACAAACAATCATTGACGAGGGTGACCTGGCTCTGCCAGAAAGCCGGCTGGATGAAAGGCTCCTCCTGAACCATGAATCAGACTGTACCGTTCCAGAGCTGCTGGAAGCAGTCCGATTGTATGAGAAGGAGCTTATTCAGGCCCGGATTGAAACGGTGCTGAAAGAAACGAGTGGCGACCGTAAAAGAGCTGCCGAACTTCTCGACCTTACAGAACGAAAGCTTCGGTACTGGCTTAACGAAAAATAG
- a CDS encoding YheC/YheD family protein — protein sequence MGGINQLISFMKERNLDSGRFIVQKWIQFKTYKGNSFDMRFHMQKNDKGWVWRVTNLAKGGKPLPFETVMESEPDTGKLKVPLIAVCKAIGEAIDQAYPDDCFADIRMDIGIDSEGKVWFIEADCRPLFKGFKKIFLSSYQDICQRLIYYSTSKQGFIVAS from the coding sequence ATGGGTGGCATTAATCAACTAATAAGCTTTATGAAGGAGCGGAACCTTGATAGTGGGCGTTTTATCGTTCAAAAATGGATACAATTTAAAACTTACAAAGGTAATTCTTTTGACATGCGGTTTCATATGCAGAAAAACGATAAAGGCTGGGTTTGGAGGGTTACAAACCTTGCTAAGGGTGGAAAGCCTCTTCCTTTTGAAACCGTTATGGAATCAGAACCAGATACCGGCAAATTGAAAGTTCCACTCATAGCAGTATGTAAAGCGATAGGTGAGGCTATCGATCAGGCGTACCCCGACGACTGTTTTGCAGATATTAGAATGGATATTGGAATAGACAGCGAGGGAAAAGTATGGTTTATCGAGGCGGACTGCCGTCCATTATTTAAAGGATTTAAAAAAATCTTCCTGTCATCTTACCAGGACATTTGCCAAAGGCTAATCTATTATTCAACGTCAAAGCAGGGATTCATTGTTGCTTCATAA